The proteins below come from a single Hippocampus zosterae strain Florida chromosome 5, ASM2543408v3, whole genome shotgun sequence genomic window:
- the esrp1 gene encoding epithelial splicing regulatory protein 1 isoform X1, with amino-acid sequence MTAQVDYLVVVCAATSGAGGELLGSDEKELARLVWQQVDVNNKKLGKVNELLIKADVSDLTDEKKEEDLVEELVEEEENVSGPDCVFTAKNLETALNTFHLQLTNEVNSAGAGTSVCLCTDGQLHIRQVIHPEAASKSILIPDCFYSFFDLRKEFKTHFPSDLGALDVYAMAESLNIPIEAPAMCSSLDTLDPLAIMPPQVAVQTVRLMAQIVLSLLSEPFCHTFSNPERVNEKFETGTCSKTEKVSDSTVIRARGLPWQSSDQDIARFFSGLNIARGGAALCLNAQGRRNGEALVRFVSEEHRDLALQRHKHHMGNRYIEVYKATGEDFLKIAGGTSNEVAVFLSREDQIIVRMRGLPFTATHEQVLAFFSPEDGLKDTCPVSGGRDGILFVRYPDGRPTGDAFVLFACDEHAQCALRKHKEILGRRYIELFKSTAAEVQQVLNRYSSAPLIPVGPAPLLSVLPTVSLLPPPIIVRDCLRLRGLPYSASIEDILAFLGEFTHDVRPHGVHMVLNQQGRPSGDCFIQMTSAERALSASQQLHKHVMTCQHGPNSRYVEVFPCSAEEMGLVLMGGSLSHTHTHTHNRNRSGTGLSPPPCKSRRLSPPSYSFTPTAPVLPTEAATALYPPLGQMLLGPRALPPGHAYYPSSGQLYMNYTAYYPSPPGSPTTVGFFPSPSALSTPGGFLRMPGLTYNSKDLISAMQGYQTAVEPVSVLSSSLLGQAGGGEPPVVSLPALMTKPTGHYLDLSLL; translated from the exons ATGACGGCGCAAGTAGATTACCTGGTGGTGGTGTGCGCCGCCACATCTGGGGCCGGCGGGGAGCTGCTGGGCTCTGACGAGAAGGAGCTAGCGAGGCTGGTGTGGCAGCAGGTGGatgtcaacaacaaaaag CTGGGCAAGGTGAACGAGCTGCTGATTAAGGCTGATGTGTCAGACTTGACGGatgaaaaaaaggaggaggattTGGTGGAGGAGCttgtggaagaagaagaaaatgtgtcCGGACCAGATTGTGTCTTTACAGCGAAAAACCTGGAGACTGCTTTAAATACG TTCCATCTCCAGCTGACGAATGAAGTGAACAGCGCAGGTGCAGGCACGTCAGTGTGTTTATGTACCGACGGGCAGCTCCACATCCGTCAAGTGATTCACCCCGAGGCCGCCAGCAAG AGCATCCTGATCCCAGACTGTTTTTACTCCTTCTTTGACCTTCGTAAAGAGTTCAAGACGCACTTCCCCTCTGACCTGGGCGCTTTGGACGTATACGCCATGGCGGAGT CTTTAAACATACCAATAGAAGCGCCTGCTATGTGCAGCTCCCTGGATACATTGGATCCTTTAGCCATAATGCCTCCACAAGTAGCAGTTCAGACGGTCCGGCTGATGGCCCAAATCGTACTTAGCCTGCTTTCTGAGCCATTTT GTCACACCTTCTCTAACCCGGAAAGAGTTAATGAGAAGTTTGAGACGGGTACGTG CAGTAAAACGGAGAAAGTCAGTGACAGCACAGTAATCAGAGCCAGAGGGTTGCCATGGCAGTCGTCAGACCAGGACATCGCGCGCTTCTTCAGCGGACTAAATATTGCCAG AGGAGGGGCTGCACTGTGCCTGAACGCTCAGGGGAGGAGGAACGGCGAGGCCCTCGTTCGTTTTGTCAGCGAAGAACATCGAGACCTGGCGCTGCAAAGACACAAACATCATATGGGCAACAGATACATCGAG GTTTACAAGGCAACTGGAGAAGACTTCCTGAAAATAGCAGGAG GTACGTCCAACGAAGTAGCCGTATTCCTGTCCCGCGAGGACCAGATCATAGTGAGGATGCGAGGTCTTCCTTTCACGGCCACGCACGAGCAGGTGCTCGCCTTCTTCTCGCCGGAGGATGGACTCAAAGACACGTGTCCGGTCAGCGGAGGCAGGGACGGCATCCTATTTGTGCGCTACCCGGACGGCCGACCCACCGGTGACGCCTTTGTGCTGTTCGCCTGCGACGAACATGCCCAGTGTGCGCTCAGGAAACACAAGGAGATCCTTGGAAGAAGATATATTGAGTTATTCAAGAGCACTGCAGCGGAGGTCCAGCAG GTGTTGAACCGCTATTCGTCTGCCCCGCTGATCCCCGTGGGCCCCGCCCCCTTGCTGTCAGTGTTGCCCACGGTGTCTCTCCTGCCCCCTCCCATCATCGTGAGGGACTGCCTGAGGCTGCGGGGCTTACCCTATTCGGCGAGCATAGAGGACATTCTCGCCTTCTTGGGCGAGTTCACCCACGACGTTCGACCGCACGGTGTGCATATGGTCCTCAATCAGCAG GGTCGTCCATCAGGCGACTGCTTTATCCAGATGACGTCGGCAGAGCGAGCGCTTTCGGCCTCCCAGCAGCTCCACAAGCATGTGATGACCTGCCAGCACGGGCCCAACAGCCGCTACGTGGAGGTGTTCCCCTGCAGCGCCGAGGAGATGGGCCTGGTGCTGATGGGAGGCTCGctctcgcacacgcacacacacacacacaaccggaACAGGAGTGGGACAGGGCTCAGCCCCCCGCCATGTAAGTCCAGAC GTTTATCTCCGCCATCGTACTCCTTCACCCCCACGGCACCTGTCCTGCCAACTGAGGCCGCCACCGCCCTCTATCCTCCACTCGGTCAAATGCTGCTAGGTCCTCGCGCCCTCCCGCCAGGACATGCCTACTACCCATCCTCGGGGCAGCTATATATGAACTACACAGCCTACTATCCCAG CCCACCTGGCTCGCCCACGACCGTCGGTTTCTTCCCATCCCCGTCCGCTCTCTCCACCCCCGGGGGTTTCCTGAGAATGCCGGGTCTGACCTACAACAGCAAAGACCTCATTAGCGCGATGCAGGGCTATCAG ACTGCCGTGGAGCCGGTCTCCGTCCTGAGCAGCAGCCTGCTCGGCCAAGCAGGCGGTGGCGAGCCTCCTGTCGTGTCTCTCCCCGCCCTGATGACCAAGCCTACCGGACACTACCTGGACTTGAGCCTGCTCTAA
- the esrp1 gene encoding epithelial splicing regulatory protein 1 isoform X3: MTAQVDYLVVVCAATSGAGGELLGSDEKELARLVWQQVDVNNKKLGKVNELLIKADVSDLTDEKKEEDLVEELVEEEENVSGPDCVFTAKNLETALNTFHLQLTNEVNSAGAGTSVCLCTDGQLHIRQVIHPEAASKSILIPDCFYSFFDLRKEFKTHFPSDLGALDVYAMAESLNIPIEAPAMCSSLDTLDPLAIMPPQVAVQTVRLMAQIVLSLLSEPFCHTFSNPERVNEKFETGTCSKTEKVSDSTVIRARGLPWQSSDQDIARFFSGLNIARGGAALCLNAQGRRNGEALVRFVSEEHRDLALQRHKHHMGNRYIEVYKATGEDFLKIAGGTSNEVAVFLSREDQIIVRMRGLPFTATHEQVLAFFSPEDGLKDTCPVSGGRDGILFVRYPDGRPTGDAFVLFACDEHAQCALRKHKEILGRRYIELFKSTAAEVQQVLNRYSSAPLIPVGPAPLLSVLPTVSLLPPPIIVRDCLRLRGLPYSASIEDILAFLGEFTHDVRPHGVHMVLNQQGRPSGDCFIQMTSAERALSASQQLHKHVMTCQHGPNSRYVEVFPCSAEEMGLVLMGGSLSHTHTHTHNRNRSGTGLSPPPCLSPPSYSFTPTAPVLPTEAATALYPPLGQMLLGPRALPPGHAYYPSSGQLYMNYTAYYPSPPGSPTTVGFFPSPSALSTPGGFLRMPGLTYNSKDLISAMQGYQTAVEPVSVLSSSLLGQAGGGEPPVVSLPALMTKPTGHYLDLSLL, translated from the exons ATGACGGCGCAAGTAGATTACCTGGTGGTGGTGTGCGCCGCCACATCTGGGGCCGGCGGGGAGCTGCTGGGCTCTGACGAGAAGGAGCTAGCGAGGCTGGTGTGGCAGCAGGTGGatgtcaacaacaaaaag CTGGGCAAGGTGAACGAGCTGCTGATTAAGGCTGATGTGTCAGACTTGACGGatgaaaaaaaggaggaggattTGGTGGAGGAGCttgtggaagaagaagaaaatgtgtcCGGACCAGATTGTGTCTTTACAGCGAAAAACCTGGAGACTGCTTTAAATACG TTCCATCTCCAGCTGACGAATGAAGTGAACAGCGCAGGTGCAGGCACGTCAGTGTGTTTATGTACCGACGGGCAGCTCCACATCCGTCAAGTGATTCACCCCGAGGCCGCCAGCAAG AGCATCCTGATCCCAGACTGTTTTTACTCCTTCTTTGACCTTCGTAAAGAGTTCAAGACGCACTTCCCCTCTGACCTGGGCGCTTTGGACGTATACGCCATGGCGGAGT CTTTAAACATACCAATAGAAGCGCCTGCTATGTGCAGCTCCCTGGATACATTGGATCCTTTAGCCATAATGCCTCCACAAGTAGCAGTTCAGACGGTCCGGCTGATGGCCCAAATCGTACTTAGCCTGCTTTCTGAGCCATTTT GTCACACCTTCTCTAACCCGGAAAGAGTTAATGAGAAGTTTGAGACGGGTACGTG CAGTAAAACGGAGAAAGTCAGTGACAGCACAGTAATCAGAGCCAGAGGGTTGCCATGGCAGTCGTCAGACCAGGACATCGCGCGCTTCTTCAGCGGACTAAATATTGCCAG AGGAGGGGCTGCACTGTGCCTGAACGCTCAGGGGAGGAGGAACGGCGAGGCCCTCGTTCGTTTTGTCAGCGAAGAACATCGAGACCTGGCGCTGCAAAGACACAAACATCATATGGGCAACAGATACATCGAG GTTTACAAGGCAACTGGAGAAGACTTCCTGAAAATAGCAGGAG GTACGTCCAACGAAGTAGCCGTATTCCTGTCCCGCGAGGACCAGATCATAGTGAGGATGCGAGGTCTTCCTTTCACGGCCACGCACGAGCAGGTGCTCGCCTTCTTCTCGCCGGAGGATGGACTCAAAGACACGTGTCCGGTCAGCGGAGGCAGGGACGGCATCCTATTTGTGCGCTACCCGGACGGCCGACCCACCGGTGACGCCTTTGTGCTGTTCGCCTGCGACGAACATGCCCAGTGTGCGCTCAGGAAACACAAGGAGATCCTTGGAAGAAGATATATTGAGTTATTCAAGAGCACTGCAGCGGAGGTCCAGCAG GTGTTGAACCGCTATTCGTCTGCCCCGCTGATCCCCGTGGGCCCCGCCCCCTTGCTGTCAGTGTTGCCCACGGTGTCTCTCCTGCCCCCTCCCATCATCGTGAGGGACTGCCTGAGGCTGCGGGGCTTACCCTATTCGGCGAGCATAGAGGACATTCTCGCCTTCTTGGGCGAGTTCACCCACGACGTTCGACCGCACGGTGTGCATATGGTCCTCAATCAGCAG GGTCGTCCATCAGGCGACTGCTTTATCCAGATGACGTCGGCAGAGCGAGCGCTTTCGGCCTCCCAGCAGCTCCACAAGCATGTGATGACCTGCCAGCACGGGCCCAACAGCCGCTACGTGGAGGTGTTCCCCTGCAGCGCCGAGGAGATGGGCCTGGTGCTGATGGGAGGCTCGctctcgcacacgcacacacacacacacaaccggaACAGGAGTGGGACAGGGCTCAGCCCCCCGCCAT GTTTATCTCCGCCATCGTACTCCTTCACCCCCACGGCACCTGTCCTGCCAACTGAGGCCGCCACCGCCCTCTATCCTCCACTCGGTCAAATGCTGCTAGGTCCTCGCGCCCTCCCGCCAGGACATGCCTACTACCCATCCTCGGGGCAGCTATATATGAACTACACAGCCTACTATCCCAG CCCACCTGGCTCGCCCACGACCGTCGGTTTCTTCCCATCCCCGTCCGCTCTCTCCACCCCCGGGGGTTTCCTGAGAATGCCGGGTCTGACCTACAACAGCAAAGACCTCATTAGCGCGATGCAGGGCTATCAG ACTGCCGTGGAGCCGGTCTCCGTCCTGAGCAGCAGCCTGCTCGGCCAAGCAGGCGGTGGCGAGCCTCCTGTCGTGTCTCTCCCCGCCCTGATGACCAAGCCTACCGGACACTACCTGGACTTGAGCCTGCTCTAA
- the esrp1 gene encoding epithelial splicing regulatory protein 1 isoform X2, producing MTAQVDYLVVVCAATSGAGGELLGSDEKELARLVWQQVDVNNKKLGKVNELLIKADVSDLTDEKKEEDLVEELVEEEENVSGPDCVFTAKNLETALNTFHLQLTNEVNSAGAGTSVCLCTDGQLHIRQVIHPEAASKSILIPDCFYSFFDLRKEFKTHFPSDLGALDVYAMAESLNIPIEAPAMCSSLDTLDPLAIMPPQVAVQTVRLMAQIVLSLLSEPFCHTFSNPERVNEKFETGTCKTEKVSDSTVIRARGLPWQSSDQDIARFFSGLNIARGGAALCLNAQGRRNGEALVRFVSEEHRDLALQRHKHHMGNRYIEVYKATGEDFLKIAGGTSNEVAVFLSREDQIIVRMRGLPFTATHEQVLAFFSPEDGLKDTCPVSGGRDGILFVRYPDGRPTGDAFVLFACDEHAQCALRKHKEILGRRYIELFKSTAAEVQQVLNRYSSAPLIPVGPAPLLSVLPTVSLLPPPIIVRDCLRLRGLPYSASIEDILAFLGEFTHDVRPHGVHMVLNQQGRPSGDCFIQMTSAERALSASQQLHKHVMTCQHGPNSRYVEVFPCSAEEMGLVLMGGSLSHTHTHTHNRNRSGTGLSPPPCKSRRLSPPSYSFTPTAPVLPTEAATALYPPLGQMLLGPRALPPGHAYYPSSGQLYMNYTAYYPSPPGSPTTVGFFPSPSALSTPGGFLRMPGLTYNSKDLISAMQGYQTAVEPVSVLSSSLLGQAGGGEPPVVSLPALMTKPTGHYLDLSLL from the exons ATGACGGCGCAAGTAGATTACCTGGTGGTGGTGTGCGCCGCCACATCTGGGGCCGGCGGGGAGCTGCTGGGCTCTGACGAGAAGGAGCTAGCGAGGCTGGTGTGGCAGCAGGTGGatgtcaacaacaaaaag CTGGGCAAGGTGAACGAGCTGCTGATTAAGGCTGATGTGTCAGACTTGACGGatgaaaaaaaggaggaggattTGGTGGAGGAGCttgtggaagaagaagaaaatgtgtcCGGACCAGATTGTGTCTTTACAGCGAAAAACCTGGAGACTGCTTTAAATACG TTCCATCTCCAGCTGACGAATGAAGTGAACAGCGCAGGTGCAGGCACGTCAGTGTGTTTATGTACCGACGGGCAGCTCCACATCCGTCAAGTGATTCACCCCGAGGCCGCCAGCAAG AGCATCCTGATCCCAGACTGTTTTTACTCCTTCTTTGACCTTCGTAAAGAGTTCAAGACGCACTTCCCCTCTGACCTGGGCGCTTTGGACGTATACGCCATGGCGGAGT CTTTAAACATACCAATAGAAGCGCCTGCTATGTGCAGCTCCCTGGATACATTGGATCCTTTAGCCATAATGCCTCCACAAGTAGCAGTTCAGACGGTCCGGCTGATGGCCCAAATCGTACTTAGCCTGCTTTCTGAGCCATTTT GTCACACCTTCTCTAACCCGGAAAGAGTTAATGAGAAGTTTGAGACGGGTACGTG TAAAACGGAGAAAGTCAGTGACAGCACAGTAATCAGAGCCAGAGGGTTGCCATGGCAGTCGTCAGACCAGGACATCGCGCGCTTCTTCAGCGGACTAAATATTGCCAG AGGAGGGGCTGCACTGTGCCTGAACGCTCAGGGGAGGAGGAACGGCGAGGCCCTCGTTCGTTTTGTCAGCGAAGAACATCGAGACCTGGCGCTGCAAAGACACAAACATCATATGGGCAACAGATACATCGAG GTTTACAAGGCAACTGGAGAAGACTTCCTGAAAATAGCAGGAG GTACGTCCAACGAAGTAGCCGTATTCCTGTCCCGCGAGGACCAGATCATAGTGAGGATGCGAGGTCTTCCTTTCACGGCCACGCACGAGCAGGTGCTCGCCTTCTTCTCGCCGGAGGATGGACTCAAAGACACGTGTCCGGTCAGCGGAGGCAGGGACGGCATCCTATTTGTGCGCTACCCGGACGGCCGACCCACCGGTGACGCCTTTGTGCTGTTCGCCTGCGACGAACATGCCCAGTGTGCGCTCAGGAAACACAAGGAGATCCTTGGAAGAAGATATATTGAGTTATTCAAGAGCACTGCAGCGGAGGTCCAGCAG GTGTTGAACCGCTATTCGTCTGCCCCGCTGATCCCCGTGGGCCCCGCCCCCTTGCTGTCAGTGTTGCCCACGGTGTCTCTCCTGCCCCCTCCCATCATCGTGAGGGACTGCCTGAGGCTGCGGGGCTTACCCTATTCGGCGAGCATAGAGGACATTCTCGCCTTCTTGGGCGAGTTCACCCACGACGTTCGACCGCACGGTGTGCATATGGTCCTCAATCAGCAG GGTCGTCCATCAGGCGACTGCTTTATCCAGATGACGTCGGCAGAGCGAGCGCTTTCGGCCTCCCAGCAGCTCCACAAGCATGTGATGACCTGCCAGCACGGGCCCAACAGCCGCTACGTGGAGGTGTTCCCCTGCAGCGCCGAGGAGATGGGCCTGGTGCTGATGGGAGGCTCGctctcgcacacgcacacacacacacacaaccggaACAGGAGTGGGACAGGGCTCAGCCCCCCGCCATGTAAGTCCAGAC GTTTATCTCCGCCATCGTACTCCTTCACCCCCACGGCACCTGTCCTGCCAACTGAGGCCGCCACCGCCCTCTATCCTCCACTCGGTCAAATGCTGCTAGGTCCTCGCGCCCTCCCGCCAGGACATGCCTACTACCCATCCTCGGGGCAGCTATATATGAACTACACAGCCTACTATCCCAG CCCACCTGGCTCGCCCACGACCGTCGGTTTCTTCCCATCCCCGTCCGCTCTCTCCACCCCCGGGGGTTTCCTGAGAATGCCGGGTCTGACCTACAACAGCAAAGACCTCATTAGCGCGATGCAGGGCTATCAG ACTGCCGTGGAGCCGGTCTCCGTCCTGAGCAGCAGCCTGCTCGGCCAAGCAGGCGGTGGCGAGCCTCCTGTCGTGTCTCTCCCCGCCCTGATGACCAAGCCTACCGGACACTACCTGGACTTGAGCCTGCTCTAA